In candidate division WOR-3 bacterium, the following are encoded in one genomic region:
- the amrS gene encoding AmmeMemoRadiSam system radical SAM enzyme, producing MIRIDELTREGELYEVLDNKKVRCFACAHKCVIFEGKRGICQVRFNVEGKLYVPFNYVSGLQNDPIEKKPFFHFLPGSYALTFGMLGCDFHCPYCQNWITSQAFKDERAILYYEEITPEEIVKIALLKGSKSVISSYNEPLITTEWAREIFKLAKEKGLKTGYVSNGYVTDEVLDYLTGLIDAYKIDLKSFKEENYRILGGKLKYVLEGIEKVFKRGLWLEIVTLIVPDYNDSEEELREIAKFIKSLSPFIPWHVTAFHPDYKMQDRNRTSVRKIMRAREIGLEEGLKFVYGGNVWGFPEIESTYCPSCGEILIKRETFFVLENKIKNGKCQKCKTEIKGIWN from the coding sequence ATGATTAGAATAGATGAACTTACAAGAGAAGGAGAGCTGTATGAGGTTTTAGATAACAAAAAAGTAAGATGTTTTGCCTGTGCCCATAAATGTGTTATATTTGAAGGTAAAAGGGGAATCTGCCAGGTTAGATTTAATGTAGAAGGAAAACTTTATGTTCCTTTTAATTATGTTTCAGGACTTCAAAATGATCCTATTGAAAAAAAACCTTTTTTTCATTTTTTACCAGGTTCTTATGCCTTAACCTTTGGGATGCTTGGTTGCGATTTTCATTGTCCATATTGCCAAAACTGGATAACATCACAAGCTTTTAAAGATGAAAGAGCTATCCTTTATTATGAGGAAATAACACCGGAAGAGATAGTAAAAATAGCACTTTTAAAGGGTTCAAAAAGTGTAATTTCTTCCTATAATGAACCACTTATAACAACAGAATGGGCAAGGGAAATTTTTAAATTAGCAAAAGAAAAAGGTCTTAAAACAGGTTATGTTTCTAATGGTTATGTAACTGATGAGGTTTTGGATTATCTTACCGGTTTAATTGATGCCTATAAAATTGACCTAAAAAGTTTTAAAGAGGAAAATTATAGGATTTTAGGTGGAAAACTTAAATATGTTCTTGAAGGGATTGAAAAAGTTTTTAAAAGGGGATTATGGCTTGAAATTGTTACACTCATTGTTCCAGATTACAATGATTCTGAAGAGGAATTAAGAGAGATTGCAAAGTTTATTAAAAGTTTATCACCTTTTATTCCATGGCATGTTACTGCCTTTCATCCTGATTATAAAATGCAAGATCGTAATAGAACCTCTGTTAGAAAAATAATGAGAGCAAGGGAAATTGGACTTGAGGAAGGTCTTAAATTTGTATATGGAGGAAATGTTTGGGGTTTTCCTGAAATTGAAAGCACCTATTGTCCTTCTTGTGGAGAAATTCTCATTAAAAGGGAAACATTTTTTGTTTTAGAAAATAAAATTAAAAATGGAAAATGCCAAAAGTGTAAAACTGAAATAAAAGGAATATGGAATTAA